The genomic window GCCTCGGTGTCCGCACCGCGGCACCGCGAGGTGAAGACGATGTGGTCCCGGACCGTCATGTCGGGATAGAGGGCAGGCTGGGTGCGGCAGATCCGGCGCCCGGCCCGGGCGGCCGGGCTGCTCGCATCCAGGCCGCCCACCCGTACGGTGCCCTGCCAGGGCAGCAGGTACCCCGAGCAGAGTTCCACCAGGGTGGACTTGCCGGTGCCGTTGCCGCCGCGCAGATGCACCAGCCCCGGTTTGCCGAAGGAGAGCGAGAGCCCGGCGAACACCGGGCTGCCCTCCACATAGCCCGCTGTCACATCGCGGATCTCGAGGGCAGGGTCCTGATACGACGGCCGATGCACGTGATCGCTCCTCCGAAGAGACAGACGCTGTAGAAGGCGGCGAGCAGCCGCAGGAACAGAGGGTGCGCGGTGCTGCCCGCGAGAGCCGGCAGCGCCAGCCCGATGGAGACAAAGGCCACGAATACGCCCGGCGCACTGGTGCCGTCCACCAGCCGTTTGGGGGCCGAAGTCAGGGACTCCGCGATCAACGAGGCCGACATGACCCCGAGTCCCAGGAACGGCAGCTGCCACAGGACCGTGCCGTTCACCAGGCCGGCGGCCGCTGCCACGCCCGCGCCGATGAGCAAAGCGTGGGCGGTGTAGTAGAGCGTCGCGCTCACCGCGACATGACGGTGGGAGAGCAGGTTCTCCCAGGCGAAACGGAACTGGGGGCGAGCGCGGTCGGGCCGCTGGTGGTCAGCACCAGCTCCACGCAGCCCAGCATCAGGACGAAGCCGAGAGCGACCGCGGTGCGCGTCAGAGGCTGTTCGGCTCCGGCCGGCAGGGGCAGCAGCCCGCTGCCGGAGGCATGCACTCCGGCCAGCAGCAGTACGGCCATCAGCAGGGCCGCGTAGGCCCGCTTGATCATCGGATAGGTGCGGCCGGAAGTGAAGTGCCGGTGCACGACCTGCAGCAGCGGCAGCCGTGCGGGCCGGAAGGCCATGGCGGGCAGGGTGGCGGGCTGTCCGGAGGGGCGGATGGCGAACGAGCTCCGGTCCAGGCGGCGGTAGTCGCGCACGAATGCCAGAAGAGCGGCGGCGGCCAGGGTCGCGCAGGCCGCCGTCACGGCGATGATCAGCAGCTCGGCCATGCCCGAACCCGAGCCCACGCCTCCACCCCAGCCGCCCGTGCCCGAACCCACGCCTCCACCCCAGCCGCCCGTGCCCGAACCCACGCCTCCGCCCCGGCCGCCCACGCCCGCACCCGTCGAGTCCCCGGTCCGTGAGCCGTCCAGGAGCACCCCCGTGGCCAGGCCCGTGGCGAAGACCACCAGGCCCAGCGTCGCGAGCGTGCCGGGCCCGGCGGCCGCGGCGGTGGAACCGGCACGCGTGGCCAGCCGGGCCGACACTGCCAGCGTGAGCGCGCACAGCGCCAGCGGTACGCAGATCAGCCCCGGCGTGAGCGGACCGGCCAGGGAGCCCCGGAAGACAGCCAGGAACGCCGCGTCCATGGTGAGCAGCGCGGCATGGAAGTAGAGGATCCGGGCGGCGCAGTACACCAGGAAGACATCGCGGGCCCTGATGTCGAGGGCCCGGAGAAAGTGCTCGTTGGGACTGCCGCTGACGCTGTGGCGCCGCCGGGAGAAGGCCTCGCGCAGCAGATAGACCCCGCCCGCGTACAGGTTGGCGAGCAGGAAGCCACCGGCCAGGACCGGGCCCGGCAGTTCGGTCGTCCGGTCCAGCAGACGCGCCCCGAGGAGGGACCCGGCCAGCAGCACCGGGACCGTCAGCGCGCTGCCCGTGGCGCAGAGCATCCGGAAGACGGCCATGGGCATGTTCCAGCCCAGGGCGTTCAGCCGCTCGAAAAGCAGGAAGTCGACGGTGTTGCGCAGACCGGAGGGTGAGGGGGACCTACGGGGTGATGGCATCTCAGAAGCGGTTCCTCGGTCGGTTCTCCGACGCCTCCGCGCGCAGCAGGGTCACCCGCACGCAGACCAGGACGGACGCGCCGACGGACAGACCCAGCAGGGCCTTCAGCGGCAGGCCACCGCCCGAGGTGCCGAGGATCGCGGCATGGCAGGCAGCGGCCAGCGGGAACGCCACCAGGGCGGCCCGGTACGAGGGCTTGCGCAGCACCAGCACGACGAGCAGCGGTACGGCAGCTCCCAGCACGGCGAGGGCGGGCAGCAGCCATGCGGGCGTACCCGCCGCCCTGGTGCCCTGGGTGACGAGGAGGACGGTGGCCGCGACGCCGGTGAGGGCGACGAAGGCCGCGGCGGCCCGTTCAACAGTCAGATGTGCCGTGGTGGAGCGCATGGCTCTCCCTCTCGCTCGCCTCTCGCCCTCAGATCGCAAGGGAAAATCCCGCGAGCCCGACGGCGAAGGCATAGGTCGTGATGATCTTGCGCCGGTCGAGCCCGATCCAGTGCGCACGGAAGAAGATGGGCGCGATCACGGCAACCAGCAGGACGTACAGGTAGTACCAACCGGTTGTCTTGGGGGACGAGACCCCGAGTACCGAACTGACCAGGTGCACGGGGAAGGTGCACAGCAGGGCGATGACGAACCCGAGGCCGAAGCCCCGCTCCCGGCCGGCCTGTCGCCTCATGGTGAGGACGTTCCGCTCCACCACTGCGGCCAGCGAGTAGAAGACAGCCAGCAGCAGCATCGACAGGAACACGGCCAGCAACAGGCCGATGTTCACGGCCAGCGCCTCCATGCTCCTGTCCTCGACCTTGCCCGCCATATCGCTGTCCTGCAGCTGCCGGCGAACGGTCTCGTGCAGGGTGGGCAGCCGCAGCAGGATGGCGGCGATCGTCAGCCCGTACGCGATGAGCCAGAAGACCCGGCTCGTCGGTCCGGGCCTGCGGACCTTTCGCGGCTTTGTGCCCGCACCGCTCTCCGAATCCGCGGGCTCAAGGATCTTTACCGGCACCGCCATAGGACTTTCCCCCAATCCCCCTCGCCTAGCGAGCGGCTATCACAACTGACTCCGCCAGGGCCGCGATCAGAATGACCGCGACCGCAACGCCGAGTGTCTTGAGCGAGAGCGCGACCGACTCGGCATACGCCCGCAGGGGCGATCTGCCGTCCTCTGCACTACTGCGCAGGGCATTGGCCACGCCCACCACCACCGGCAGCATTCCGGCGGTGGCCGCGAGCAGCAGCCCGACGAATTCGAGCGGCGCGTAAAGGACGATGGAGCCCAACGCCTCTTGGAATCCCGCCGTATGGGCCGCCGCTCCGAATGTGGCACCGATGTACGCAGCCATCAGGCCGAGCGCCACGACAGTGGAGAATCCGGCGGTCAGCACGCCGGAGAACAGCAGCATCGCGGCGCCCGTATTGCGGACCAGGATGGGGCCGAACGAGCTGGCGAAGGAGATCTCGGCCGGCTGGCCGCCGGAGCCGGCCCAGGCACCGTCCCCGCCTGCCGGGTCCATGCTGCTGTAGCCCAGAACAATTCCTGTGCACAGCGCCGCCAGGGACACCGAGAACGCGATGACGAACATGCGCCTCGTAACGTCCCTGGCAGCCGTGCGAGTTGTCTGTGAAATGGTGTTTCCCAGCTACTCGGTCATCGTGCCACTAGGAGATGGCGACCTTCTT from Streptomyces formicae includes these protein-coding regions:
- a CDS encoding stage II sporulation protein M, translating into MFVIAFSVSLAALCTGIVLGYSSMDPAGGDGAWAGSGGQPAEISFASSFGPILVRNTGAAMLLFSGVLTAGFSTVVALGLMAAYIGATFGAAAHTAGFQEALGSIVLYAPLEFVGLLLAATAGMLPVVVGVANALRSSAEDGRSPLRAYAESVALSLKTLGVAVAVILIAALAESVVIAAR
- a CDS encoding ABC transporter ATP-binding protein translates to MHRPSYQDPALEIRDVTAGYVEGSPVFAGLSLSFGKPGLVHLRGGNGTGKSTLVELCSGYLLPWQGTVRVGGLDASSPAARAGRRICRTQPALYPDMTVRDHIVFTSRCRGADTEAGLDRAVRLGLEPWLDHAAKALSTGNTRKLWYVVCTLGSFGCAVLDEPFNGIDQEGAEKIAEELSLWGADRLVLLISHMVPAALAVTDDFVLDRTPRSGESWH